A window from Fibrobacter sp. UWB11 encodes these proteins:
- the purN gene encoding phosphoribosylglycinamide formyltransferase: protein MFKIGVMASGGGSNFKAIIERIGEGDLEAQCKFLITNNAGCGAVHHAEEFGIPVHHISGKTHPDQAAYEAAMLEVLDKYDVDLLILAGYMKALPLCMLQRMPDRILNIHPSLLPKFGGKGFFGHHVHEAVLAAHETESGPTVHLVSEEIDRGRILAQTKVPVLPDDTPDTLAARVLVQEHALYWKTIKEYAASLGL from the coding sequence ATGTTTAAAATTGGCGTCATGGCTTCCGGCGGTGGAAGCAACTTCAAAGCGATTATTGAACGCATTGGCGAGGGTGACCTCGAAGCCCAGTGCAAGTTTTTGATTACGAACAACGCGGGTTGTGGTGCTGTGCATCATGCCGAAGAATTCGGAATCCCGGTGCATCATATTTCGGGTAAGACTCATCCCGATCAGGCTGCGTACGAAGCAGCTATGCTTGAAGTTCTCGACAAGTACGATGTGGACCTTTTGATTTTGGCGGGGTACATGAAGGCGCTCCCGCTTTGCATGCTCCAGCGTATGCCGGACCGCATTTTGAATATTCACCCGTCTCTGTTGCCGAAATTTGGCGGTAAGGGCTTCTTTGGACATCACGTTCACGAAGCTGTGCTTGCCGCTCATGAAACGGAATCTGGCCCGACGGTGCATCTCGTAAGTGAAGAAATCGATCGCGGTCGCATCTTGGCGCAGACCAAAGTTCCTGTTTTGCCGGATGACACGCCCGACACGCTTGCCGCCCGCGTCCTCGTGCAAGAACACGCTTTGTACTGGAAGACTATTAAGGAATACGCGGCCTCGCTTGGTCTATGA
- a CDS encoding ribonuclease HII, with protein sequence MKFKLPAFLENIESPVEGEVALRKYAANPLAYSGDGTLDLFSSAGNVAGNSSAIVVGIDEVGRGPLAGPVVACAAVLKTPDALLTLNDSKKLSRLKREAMFDAVKDACACYAIASASVEEIDEINILEADFLAMRRALQALGFPGLNESAPEIPIEVKGSFAEVAQTCRPGFIPGSPSCPKILIAVDGNLKIDKMPQNIQMPIVKGDGRIASISAASILAKVFRDRYMDKLEELYPGYGFDKHAGYGTKAHLDAIRRQGFTPAHRKSFHPKSL encoded by the coding sequence ATGAAATTCAAACTGCCCGCATTTTTGGAAAACATTGAATCCCCGGTAGAAGGGGAGGTGGCGCTGCGCAAGTATGCCGCAAATCCGTTGGCATATAGCGGCGATGGTACGCTGGACTTGTTTTCGTCTGCGGGGAATGTTGCTGGTAACAGCTCCGCAATTGTAGTCGGCATTGACGAAGTCGGGCGTGGACCGCTCGCGGGTCCTGTTGTCGCTTGTGCAGCAGTGCTCAAAACTCCCGATGCGCTCTTGACGCTGAATGATTCCAAAAAGCTTTCTCGCCTCAAACGTGAAGCGATGTTTGATGCGGTAAAGGATGCTTGTGCATGCTATGCGATTGCTAGCGCGAGTGTCGAAGAAATTGACGAGATCAACATTCTCGAAGCGGACTTCTTGGCAATGCGTCGTGCTTTGCAAGCTCTTGGATTCCCGGGCTTGAACGAATCCGCTCCTGAAATCCCCATCGAAGTTAAAGGCTCTTTTGCTGAAGTTGCACAGACTTGTCGCCCCGGATTTATTCCGGGGTCGCCATCTTGTCCTAAAATTTTAATCGCCGTCGACGGCAATCTTAAAATCGACAAAATGCCGCAAAACATCCAGATGCCCATCGTCAAAGGCGATGGACGAATTGCGAGTATCTCTGCTGCATCGATTCTCGCGAAAGTCTTCCGTGACCGATATATGGATAAATTAGAAGAACTTTATCCAGGATACGGCTTCGACAAGCATGCCGGTTATGGCACCAAAGCTCACCTCGACGCCATCCGCCGCCAAGGCTTCACGCCTGCCCACCGTAAAAGCTTCCATCCCAAAAGCTTGTAG
- a CDS encoding penicillin-binding protein 1A: MNKFKAFMKILGSAIKKYGSIAWQKIWNVLKIAFANKVFRWFFILMCPIILAFIAALIVYIHYSPELPSLSQLEQINPRLVTNIYDKDGQIAHEYFVERREWTSIDSIPQKAIQAVMATEDRAFYKHWGMNVWAIPSAIIESAVSGNKLRGASTLTQQLTKLLFLTPERSLSRKIKEMMTAIRIEQTYTKEEILEFYMNEVYLAGGNYGFQAAGKYYFGKPLDSLSIPEYAVLAGMLQRPETYRPDRHPKNSLRRRNTVLFAMYDAGYITRDEYHKYVSTPIELAKKEEVTGNGLYFFEEIRKYMEKKYGENSLYADGVSVYSTIDPDIQAFLDSVAYAQVERVRRRIKYRATRRLQLTKKYGMPEDSVVAHFDSVYTLFKKEYLSADTVKNRRGQFTRFPDSIRYHHAEVAAIIIENETGAIRAMVGGSDFNKSKWNRAVQSLRQPGSSFKPIVYSTAMDNGASPCDSVNDQPVTIPDPDDKNPNKVWRPGNFEHDFEGMMTLRRALYKSKNLPAILTGMKYGLSNVVNYARKFGIKRAPLQAVPSLALGSVGATLMEMTSAYTVFPNGGNRIEPYMIESIVDRNGEVLEKNSKVEHEVLRPASAYLMVDMLKDVNVRGTAGRVWASGFRHPSGGKTGTTNDYTDTWYIGFTKQYTMGVWVGSDTPGTMGAGHTGTEDALPIWMATMARLHKDLPKLPFPVPPGVISRGICNHTGLVAGEFCSEKSYCLYTAGYGPTERCDGNHFSSQTKSADNATLFSNKGVVENNRYEAPQPKKKKGKKEPEPQPKRNTRKMF, encoded by the coding sequence ATGAATAAGTTCAAAGCTTTCATGAAGATTTTAGGCTCGGCCATCAAGAAGTATGGTTCCATTGCTTGGCAGAAAATTTGGAACGTATTGAAAATTGCGTTCGCAAACAAGGTTTTCCGCTGGTTCTTTATTCTGATGTGCCCAATTATTTTGGCCTTTATTGCTGCTCTTATCGTCTATATCCATTACTCGCCGGAACTGCCGTCGCTCTCGCAGTTGGAACAGATCAATCCGCGCCTTGTGACGAATATCTATGATAAGGATGGTCAAATTGCTCACGAATATTTCGTGGAACGCCGTGAATGGACTTCAATCGATTCGATTCCGCAAAAGGCAATCCAAGCCGTAATGGCGACCGAAGACCGCGCTTTCTATAAGCATTGGGGCATGAACGTTTGGGCGATTCCTTCGGCAATTATCGAAAGTGCCGTGTCTGGCAATAAACTTCGCGGTGCATCGACCTTGACGCAGCAGCTCACCAAGCTTCTGTTCCTCACGCCGGAACGTTCCCTTTCCCGTAAGATCAAGGAAATGATGACGGCTATTCGAATTGAACAGACCTACACGAAGGAAGAAATTCTCGAGTTCTACATGAACGAAGTTTACCTCGCAGGCGGTAATTACGGTTTCCAGGCTGCAGGCAAGTACTACTTTGGCAAGCCGCTCGATAGTCTTTCTATCCCGGAATATGCTGTGCTCGCCGGTATGTTGCAGCGCCCTGAAACGTATCGTCCGGACCGTCATCCAAAGAATTCTCTCCGTCGTCGTAACACTGTTCTTTTCGCCATGTACGATGCAGGCTATATCACTCGCGATGAATACCACAAGTATGTGAGTACTCCGATTGAACTAGCCAAGAAGGAAGAAGTTACCGGGAATGGTCTTTATTTCTTCGAAGAAATACGCAAGTATATGGAGAAGAAGTACGGCGAAAACTCGCTCTATGCTGATGGTGTGTCCGTCTACAGTACGATTGATCCGGATATCCAGGCATTCCTCGATAGCGTAGCCTATGCTCAGGTCGAAAGGGTCCGTCGCCGTATCAAGTACCGCGCTACCCGCAGGCTCCAGCTTACCAAGAAGTATGGCATGCCTGAAGATAGCGTTGTCGCTCATTTCGATAGTGTCTATACCCTCTTTAAGAAGGAATACCTTTCTGCAGATACAGTGAAAAATAGACGCGGTCAGTTTACCCGTTTCCCGGACAGTATCCGTTATCATCATGCAGAAGTTGCTGCTATTATCATTGAAAACGAGACGGGTGCAATTCGAGCCATGGTGGGCGGAAGTGACTTTAACAAGTCCAAGTGGAACCGCGCTGTGCAGTCTTTGCGCCAGCCGGGTTCTTCGTTCAAGCCGATTGTTTACTCGACCGCCATGGACAACGGTGCTAGCCCGTGCGACTCCGTGAATGACCAGCCGGTGACAATCCCGGATCCGGATGACAAGAACCCGAACAAGGTTTGGCGCCCGGGTAACTTTGAACATGATTTCGAAGGAATGATGACGCTCCGTCGTGCTCTTTACAAGTCCAAGAACTTGCCTGCCATTTTGACCGGCATGAAGTATGGTCTCAGCAACGTGGTGAACTATGCCCGCAAGTTCGGCATCAAACGTGCTCCGTTGCAGGCTGTTCCGAGCTTGGCTCTCGGTTCTGTGGGTGCAACGCTCATGGAAATGACTTCTGCTTACACGGTATTCCCGAACGGCGGTAACCGCATCGAACCGTACATGATTGAATCTATCGTGGACCGTAATGGTGAAGTTCTCGAAAAGAATTCAAAGGTTGAACACGAAGTGTTGCGGCCGGCATCGGCTTACTTGATGGTCGATATGCTTAAGGACGTGAACGTTCGTGGTACGGCTGGCCGTGTCTGGGCTTCTGGTTTCCGCCATCCGAGCGGTGGTAAGACCGGTACGACCAACGACTACACGGATACTTGGTACATCGGCTTTACCAAACAGTACACGATGGGTGTCTGGGTGGGGTCCGATACTCCGGGGACCATGGGTGCCGGTCATACGGGTACCGAAGACGCTCTTCCGATTTGGATGGCTACGATGGCTAGGTTACACAAGGATTTGCCGAAGCTTCCGTTCCCGGTCCCGCCTGGCGTGATTAGCCGTGGCATTTGTAATCATACGGGTCTTGTTGCGGGCGAGTTCTGCTCTGAAAAGTCTTACTGCCTTTATACGGCGGGGTATGGTCCGACGGAACGTTGCGATGGTAACCACTTCAGTTCTCAGACAAAGTCTGCTGATAACGCTACTTTGTTCAGCAACAAGGGTGTTGTCGAAAACAACCGCTACGAAGCTCCGCAGCCCAAGAAAAAGAAGGGTAAGAAGGAACCTGAGCCGCAGCCCAAGCGCAATACAAGAAAGATGTTCTAA
- the groL gene encoding chaperonin GroEL (60 kDa chaperone family; promotes refolding of misfolded polypeptides especially under stressful conditions; forms two stacked rings of heptamers to form a barrel-shaped 14mer; ends can be capped by GroES; misfolded proteins enter the barrel where they are refolded when GroES binds) — translation MAKQLKFDVAARESLMKGVDKLANAVKVTLGPKGRNVMIARSFGAPNVTKDGVSVAKEVELEDAYENLGAQMAKEVANKTSDAAGDGTTTATVLAQAITREGLKNVAAGANPMDIKRGMDAAVEAVIKEVGKMAVKINGKEHIAQVATISANNDPEIGELLANAMEKVGNDGVITIEESKTAETVLDVVEGMQFDRGYLSPYFVTNTDSMEVALENPYILLYDKKISTMKDLLPMLEHVAKQGKSLLIIAEDVDGEALATLVVNKMRGTLKVAAVKAPGFGDRRKAMLEDIAILTGGMLVSEDTGAKLEDAPVTVLGKAKSITITKDNTTIVEGAGDAASIKGRIAQIKKQIEATTSDYDREKLQERLAKLAGGVAVIKVGAATEVEMKEKKDRVDDAMHATRAAVEEGIVPGGGVALIRAEKAIDALTFDNADQKTGAAIIRRAIEEPLRQIVQNAGLEGSVVVNKVKEGKDGFGYNAKTDTYEDLIKAGVIDPAKVTRTALKNASSIASMILTTDCVITEKKEPKAPAAPAMDPSMGMGGMM, via the coding sequence ATGGCAAAGCAATTGAAGTTTGATGTAGCAGCTCGCGAATCCCTCATGAAGGGCGTTGACAAGCTCGCCAATGCAGTTAAGGTTACTCTCGGTCCTAAGGGCCGTAACGTCATGATCGCACGTTCCTTCGGCGCTCCGAACGTCACTAAGGATGGTGTTTCTGTCGCTAAGGAAGTCGAACTCGAAGACGCATACGAAAATCTCGGCGCACAGATGGCCAAGGAAGTTGCCAACAAGACTTCTGACGCTGCTGGTGACGGTACCACAACTGCAACCGTTCTCGCACAGGCAATCACTCGTGAAGGCTTGAAGAACGTCGCTGCTGGTGCAAACCCGATGGACATCAAGCGCGGTATGGACGCAGCTGTCGAAGCTGTGATCAAGGAAGTCGGCAAGATGGCCGTCAAGATCAACGGCAAGGAACACATCGCCCAGGTTGCAACGATTTCTGCAAACAACGACCCGGAAATTGGCGAACTCCTCGCCAACGCAATGGAAAAGGTCGGCAACGATGGCGTCATCACCATCGAAGAATCCAAGACTGCTGAAACCGTCCTCGACGTTGTCGAAGGTATGCAGTTCGACCGTGGCTACCTCTCTCCGTACTTCGTCACGAACACGGACAGCATGGAAGTCGCTCTCGAAAATCCGTACATTCTCCTGTACGACAAGAAGATTTCTACCATGAAGGATTTGCTCCCGATGCTCGAACACGTTGCAAAGCAGGGCAAGTCTCTCCTCATCATCGCCGAAGACGTCGATGGCGAAGCTCTCGCAACGCTCGTTGTGAACAAGATGCGCGGCACCTTGAAGGTTGCTGCCGTTAAGGCTCCGGGCTTTGGCGACCGTCGTAAGGCCATGCTCGAAGATATCGCAATCCTCACTGGTGGTATGCTCGTCTCTGAAGACACGGGTGCTAAGCTCGAAGATGCTCCGGTTACCGTTCTCGGTAAGGCAAAGTCCATCACCATCACGAAGGACAACACCACGATCGTCGAAGGTGCTGGCGACGCCGCTTCTATCAAGGGCCGTATCGCTCAGATCAAGAAGCAGATTGAAGCTACCACGAGCGACTATGACCGTGAAAAGCTCCAGGAACGCTTGGCAAAGCTCGCCGGTGGCGTTGCTGTGATCAAGGTCGGTGCTGCTACCGAAGTTGAAATGAAGGAAAAGAAGGACCGCGTCGACGACGCTATGCACGCAACTCGTGCTGCTGTCGAAGAAGGTATCGTTCCGGGTGGTGGCGTTGCTCTCATCCGCGCTGAAAAGGCTATCGACGCTCTCACGTTCGACAATGCCGACCAGAAGACTGGTGCTGCAATCATCCGCCGCGCTATCGAAGAACCGCTCCGCCAGATCGTCCAGAACGCTGGCCTCGAAGGCTCTGTCGTGGTGAACAAGGTCAAGGAAGGCAAGGACGGCTTTGGCTATAACGCTAAGACCGACACTTACGAAGACCTCATCAAGGCTGGCGTCATTGACCCGGCTAAGGTGACCCGCACGGCTCTCAAGAACGCCTCCTCCATCGCTTCGATGATCCTCACGACTGACTGCGTGATCACCGAAAAGAAGGAACCGAAGGCTCCGGCAGCTCCGGCTATGGATCCGTCCATGGGCATGGGCGGCATGATGTAA
- the groES gene encoding co-chaperone GroES: MIKPLADRIVVKPAEAEQKTSSGLFIPDNAKEKPMQGKVVAVGPGRKNDKGEVVAMEVKVGDVVLYGKYSGTEVTVDGENFLIVKESDVIATL, encoded by the coding sequence ATGATCAAGCCTTTAGCAGATCGAATCGTTGTCAAGCCGGCTGAAGCCGAACAGAAGACCTCCTCCGGTCTCTTCATTCCGGATAATGCAAAGGAAAAGCCGATGCAGGGTAAGGTCGTGGCCGTAGGTCCGGGTCGCAAGAACGACAAGGGCGAAGTCGTTGCCATGGAAGTCAAGGTTGGCGACGTGGTGCTTTATGGCAAGTACAGTGGTACTGAAGTCACCGTCGACGGAGAAAACTTCCTCATCGTTAAGGAATCCGACGTTATCGCTACTCTGTAG
- a CDS encoding sugar phosphate nucleotidyltransferase, with translation MKIVLPVAGNGVRLRPYTENLPKCLLPVAGKTILDWIVDDTLFLKPSETIFITGYKAPVVDEFLKQKTSWGAVRTVIQSNPQGLGEAISLALPYVNDDEPLLIILGDTLFEADLSILEKATENILYTFKVEDPKRFGVAVTNGDGLIERLVEKPQEFVSDEAIVGIYYIKDVKVLKEALGYLMQNDIRTKGEFQLTDALERMIEGGCKFRTAPVQKWLDCGLVETLLSTNAHILKRSAEKIPQFEGSEIIEPCHIGKNVVIKNSKVGPDVSVGDNCIIENSEVSNAILWDGVNVTNQKVAGTVIHE, from the coding sequence ATGAAAATTGTTCTTCCTGTTGCTGGCAATGGCGTACGCCTTCGTCCATATACGGAAAATCTTCCTAAGTGCTTGCTTCCTGTAGCTGGTAAGACGATCTTGGATTGGATTGTCGATGATACTCTTTTTTTAAAGCCATCCGAAACGATTTTTATAACGGGATATAAAGCTCCGGTTGTTGATGAATTTTTGAAGCAGAAAACCTCATGGGGTGCTGTTCGTACGGTGATTCAATCCAATCCTCAGGGCTTGGGTGAAGCTATCAGCCTTGCGCTTCCGTATGTGAATGACGATGAACCTCTTTTGATTATTCTTGGTGATACGCTTTTTGAGGCTGACTTGTCTATTCTCGAAAAGGCGACGGAAAATATTCTCTATACGTTCAAGGTCGAAGATCCTAAGCGTTTTGGAGTCGCCGTAACGAATGGAGACGGGCTTATTGAACGTCTCGTGGAAAAGCCGCAGGAATTCGTTTCGGACGAAGCTATAGTTGGAATTTATTACATCAAGGATGTCAAGGTGCTCAAGGAAGCTTTGGGATACCTCATGCAGAATGATATCCGCACCAAGGGCGAATTCCAGTTGACGGATGCGCTTGAACGCATGATTGAGGGCGGCTGCAAGTTCCGTACCGCTCCGGTTCAAAAGTGGCTGGATTGTGGCCTTGTTGAAACCTTGCTTTCTACGAATGCGCACATTCTTAAACGTAGTGCAGAAAAGATTCCGCAGTTCGAAGGGTCTGAAATTATCGAACCGTGCCACATCGGCAAGAACGTAGTTATCAAGAATTCCAAGGTCGGTCCTGATGTGTCGGTTGGGGATAATTGCATCATCGAAAATTCTGAAGTCAGCAATGCCATTCTTTGGGATGGTGTGAATGTTACAAACCAGAAAGTTGCGGGTACTGTAATTCACGAATAA
- a CDS encoding DUF748 domain-containing protein, whose protein sequence is MKKPVKITLIVLGSLIVLYFVALLVAPKIARSYIEEHSKEMIGRSITIKDISLNPFTYVLDVDTLAILEADDKTKFVAFDKFSMNINPLKLITRTLDISDIYMKALYVRTTQHGERFNFSDILDFLAQKDSIYYAEHPEEKKAQDNESKSAAEIAAGLPVKLSLRNIVFEKGNIIYQDTKVGSKFHLKDFSINIPAIYLEDNATGVDVSLKFADGGDLSVKVDANMATYDFNIYLNLHRFALACIKPYLNDSITYKDFSGFLSANITISGNINSILSSNVKGKVILDKIDLTEKSGSKMGAENVTVGIGKANLTDNEYLIDSVIVDGAFAHIDLYKDGKTNFDVLLTPMNKGAAKVTDSTATTDSTVTAEAAPKAEPKPEPKAEPKAEPVADTTSKATSDTTSVAKAADQKPAKAKKLKAKINKLLVKNTYITITDHTIIRPFNYKVSAITVTGQNINYDTPCNVNVAASFPEGGSLSLKYHGALSNLNTMDIYISVKNLVLKHFSNYSLHYTAYPIKAGTLAFASENKIVDRNLDSKNTIDIYNITVGNKVDDIDPEYTVPMKIGLYILKDKDDKIQFDVPVKGNLDDPEFSYGKIIWKTVVNLLVKVAVSPFRLVGNLAMAGASALGFDLGKNDEVLIDANTETFTSEQYAKAIKMTEMIQKDPNLMLTFTQYYNPRKTAKEYKVKQLKIDFYKQKSNKTELNELDYRAIEEIEEKDKEFKAYVKEHSAEIDKNYMMKVLPKMASQRNADLLKVLRAQPGITKKNLKVITAPRDALRNYKDKPMYKVTVDVQ, encoded by the coding sequence ATGAAAAAGCCAGTCAAAATCACCCTCATTGTTCTGGGATCACTCATCGTACTCTACTTCGTTGCGCTCCTCGTGGCCCCAAAAATCGCCCGCAGCTACATCGAAGAACATTCCAAGGAGATGATTGGTCGAAGCATCACCATCAAGGACATCAGCCTGAACCCGTTCACGTACGTTCTCGATGTCGATACGCTCGCCATCCTGGAAGCTGACGACAAGACCAAATTCGTCGCATTCGACAAGTTCAGCATGAACATCAACCCGCTGAAGCTCATCACGAGAACATTGGATATCAGCGACATCTACATGAAAGCCCTCTACGTTCGCACCACGCAGCACGGAGAGCGCTTCAACTTCAGCGACATTTTGGATTTCTTGGCGCAAAAAGACAGCATCTACTACGCCGAACATCCTGAAGAAAAGAAAGCCCAAGATAACGAAAGCAAGAGCGCTGCAGAAATCGCAGCCGGCCTTCCGGTCAAACTCAGCCTTAGGAACATCGTCTTTGAAAAGGGTAACATCATTTACCAAGACACCAAAGTCGGTTCCAAGTTCCATCTCAAGGATTTCTCCATCAACATTCCGGCAATCTACCTCGAAGACAATGCTACAGGTGTTGATGTAAGTCTCAAGTTTGCAGATGGTGGTGACCTGAGCGTTAAAGTCGATGCCAACATGGCCACGTACGATTTCAATATTTATTTGAACCTGCATAGATTCGCACTCGCCTGCATCAAGCCGTACCTGAACGATTCCATCACGTACAAGGACTTCTCGGGCTTTCTCTCGGCAAATATCACCATCAGCGGCAACATCAACAGCATACTTTCTTCCAACGTCAAGGGCAAAGTCATACTCGACAAAATTGACCTCACCGAAAAGAGCGGAAGCAAGATGGGTGCAGAAAACGTTACAGTCGGAATTGGCAAAGCAAACCTGACCGACAACGAATACCTCATCGACTCCGTCATTGTGGATGGCGCATTTGCACATATCGATTTGTACAAGGACGGCAAGACAAACTTTGACGTGCTCCTCACCCCGATGAACAAGGGTGCCGCAAAGGTAACGGATTCTACCGCAACTACCGATTCGACAGTCACAGCAGAAGCAGCTCCAAAGGCTGAACCTAAACCCGAACCGAAAGCTGAACCTAAGGCTGAACCCGTTGCAGACACAACAAGCAAAGCCACAAGCGACACAACAAGTGTAGCCAAAGCTGCAGACCAGAAGCCCGCCAAGGCAAAGAAGCTCAAGGCAAAAATCAACAAGCTTCTCGTCAAGAACACTTACATAACAATTACCGACCACACGATTATCCGTCCGTTCAACTACAAGGTGAGCGCCATTACTGTCACAGGCCAAAACATCAATTACGACACGCCTTGCAATGTTAACGTTGCCGCAAGCTTCCCCGAAGGCGGAAGCCTCTCGCTCAAGTACCACGGCGCCCTCAGCAACCTGAACACGATGGACATTTACATCAGCGTCAAGAACCTTGTGCTCAAGCATTTCTCGAATTACTCACTCCACTACACCGCCTACCCCATCAAGGCCGGCACACTCGCATTCGCTAGCGAAAACAAGATTGTAGACCGCAACCTCGATAGCAAGAACACCATCGACATTTATAACATCACCGTAGGGAACAAGGTCGACGACATCGACCCGGAATACACCGTCCCGATGAAAATCGGTCTCTACATTTTGAAGGACAAGGACGACAAGATTCAATTCGACGTACCAGTTAAAGGTAACCTCGATGACCCGGAATTCTCCTACGGAAAGATTATCTGGAAGACCGTTGTAAACCTGCTCGTGAAGGTCGCCGTGTCGCCGTTTAGACTCGTCGGAAACCTCGCCATGGCAGGCGCCAGCGCCCTCGGCTTTGACCTCGGCAAGAACGATGAAGTGCTGATTGATGCCAACACCGAAACGTTCACTAGCGAACAGTACGCCAAGGCAATCAAGATGACAGAAATGATCCAAAAAGACCCGAACCTCATGCTGACATTCACTCAGTACTACAACCCGAGAAAGACAGCTAAGGAATACAAGGTCAAACAGCTCAAGATCGATTTCTACAAACAAAAGAGCAACAAGACCGAACTGAACGAACTTGACTATAGAGCTATCGAAGAAATTGAAGAAAAGGACAAGGAGTTCAAGGCTTACGTCAAGGAACATTCTGCCGAAATCGACAAGAACTACATGATGAAGGTTCTCCCGAAGATGGCCTCCCAGCGCAACGCTGACTTGCTCAAGGTCTTGCGTGCACAGCCAGGCATCACCAAGAAGAACCTGAAAGTCATCACGGCCCCGAGAGATGCGCTCCGCAACTACAAGGACAAGCCGATGTACAAGGTCACTGTAGACGTGCAGTAG
- a CDS encoding glycoside hydrolase family 9 protein: MDAKLHYCEPGYAPSSSKTFLIAFSEDVSSASLKFKILDASSNCVFEGVAEKLGRCDYTGEFLYKGDFSSVTALGLYRIVLEGLNVTSHEFQISGEWLARETRANIKSFYYQRSGMELPAKFAGEWARPAAHLDSALEFHPTMNRSGVWNAHGGWYDAGDYGKYIVNGGVSVATLMLACELRKNSEFVGGAAFKESFEQPVSLLDEIRFELEFFLRMQDDDGGVFFKVTPYRWDGFVTPAESDASQKRYILGKSTSSTLNFVGALAQAYCLYTDVDADFAADCLKASVRAYLWAEQNPEVDWPHNTEGSGGYGDPDLGDDFFWARAMLYRALVAENADKIVGGVAAELIERIEKQLPADMEAFLPTYGLQWRSTQNLAWFALATMDCKWTEKARKAFMYTAEEILKLQNEDPYSLSIRKFIWGSNGDIANHALTLYLAYEWFKEPKYCKAAMEQIEFIYGRNPVDVSFVTGSSWNSPKFPHHRISHSDGVVEPVPGLVVGGINVDRQDAHRNPHYLGDAPGMSYADEQCSFASNEVAINWSAPLTAALLLLSA; the protein is encoded by the coding sequence ATGGACGCGAAATTACATTATTGTGAACCGGGTTACGCCCCTTCATCTTCCAAGACTTTCCTGATTGCCTTTTCGGAGGATGTTTCTTCTGCATCGCTCAAGTTCAAAATTTTGGACGCCTCGTCAAATTGCGTATTTGAGGGCGTTGCCGAAAAATTGGGCCGTTGCGATTATACGGGCGAGTTCCTTTACAAAGGGGACTTCTCTTCGGTAACGGCTTTGGGGCTGTATCGAATTGTTCTTGAAGGCTTGAATGTAACTTCGCATGAATTTCAAATTTCTGGAGAATGGCTTGCTCGCGAGACTCGTGCGAATATCAAGTCGTTCTATTATCAGCGGAGCGGCATGGAATTGCCTGCAAAATTTGCGGGAGAGTGGGCTCGCCCTGCAGCGCATTTGGATTCCGCGTTGGAATTTCATCCGACCATGAATCGTTCCGGAGTTTGGAATGCCCATGGTGGCTGGTATGATGCCGGCGATTATGGAAAGTATATTGTGAATGGTGGCGTGAGCGTTGCTACGTTGATGCTTGCTTGCGAACTGCGAAAAAATTCGGAATTTGTGGGTGGTGCCGCTTTTAAAGAATCGTTTGAACAGCCGGTAAGTTTGCTCGATGAAATCCGTTTTGAACTTGAATTTTTCTTGCGCATGCAAGATGATGATGGCGGCGTTTTCTTCAAGGTGACTCCTTACCGTTGGGATGGCTTTGTGACTCCGGCGGAATCGGATGCTTCGCAAAAGCGTTATATTCTTGGAAAGTCGACTTCGTCTACATTGAACTTTGTGGGCGCCTTGGCGCAAGCGTATTGCTTATATACGGATGTCGATGCTGACTTTGCGGCTGATTGTTTAAAGGCTAGCGTCCGTGCTTATTTGTGGGCCGAGCAAAATCCCGAAGTCGATTGGCCGCATAATACGGAAGGTAGTGGCGGATATGGGGACCCGGATTTAGGCGATGACTTTTTCTGGGCGCGTGCAATGCTTTACCGCGCACTTGTTGCAGAAAATGCAGATAAAATTGTTGGCGGTGTTGCCGCGGAATTGATTGAACGGATTGAAAAGCAGCTCCCTGCGGATATGGAAGCGTTTTTGCCGACGTATGGATTGCAATGGCGCTCGACGCAGAACTTGGCTTGGTTTGCGCTTGCAACAATGGATTGCAAGTGGACTGAAAAAGCTCGAAAGGCTTTTATGTACACGGCTGAAGAAATCCTCAAGTTGCAAAATGAAGACCCGTATAGCTTATCGATCCGCAAGTTTATTTGGGGCAGTAACGGTGATATTGCAAACCATGCGCTGACTTTGTATTTGGCGTATGAATGGTTTAAAGAACCGAAATATTGCAAGGCTGCAATGGAACAAATTGAGTTTATCTATGGCAGGAATCCCGTGGACGTGAGTTTTGTAACGGGTTCTTCCTGGAATTCTCCGAAATTCCCGCATCACCGCATTAGTCATTCTGATGGTGTTGTGGAACCTGTGCCTGGGCTTGTTGTCGGAGGGATCAACGTGGATCGTCAGGATGCTCACCGCAATCCGCATTATCTTGGGGATGCTCCGGGAATGTCTTATGCGGATGAACAGTGTTCGTTTGCAAGTAACGAAGTTGCAATTAACTGGAGCGCGCCTTTGACTGCTGCACTGTTATTGCTGAGTGCTTAA